GGATGAGCCCCTCATCATCTTTTGCAAGGAGCCACTCGATGGAGCAGGTGGACTTCAGGCGATGGGTGTACTCTTGGAGCGCCTCCTCAAGCCAGCTCTCTTTGTTTTTTCCGATAGTGAAAATTTTGATGCGATACATTAGTCTAGGAACCTATGAGTTATATCTTCTGGGATCCTTCTAGGGCGATCTTTGACTTTCCCCTTCCTCTGATAGGAAGGCCTATTCTCTGGTATGGATTCTTTTTTGCATTAGGTTTTTTTCTCGGCTATTGGATCCTGCTCTACGTCCTCAAGCGGATTCTTTCAGATCCCTTAAAGATCAAAATGGTTGCCGACCGGATTACGATATACGTCGTTGTAGGAACGGTTGTTGGGGCAAGACTCGGAGACCTTCTCTTTTACCAAGACCTCTCTCAATATGCGCACGACCCTTTGGGCGCGCTAAGAGTTTGGGAGGGGGGCCTCGCCAGCCATGGAGGTGCGATCGGCATCATGATCGCGCTCTACCTCCTTTCTAGACGCGCCAAAAAAGGTCTACCGAAATTCTCCTGGCTTTCTCTTCTCGACATTGTTGTGATTCCCACAGCTTTCGTAGCTAGTTTCATCCGCATAGGCAACTTCTTTAACCAGGAGATTCTGGGCCGCGTCACAACGCTTCCATGGGCTGTAATCTTTGGACATCCAGCGGATGGGAGTTATCCCGCTCCGAGGCATCCCGTACAGCTCTACGAGTCGCTAGCCTACCTTCTCATTTTTGTAGTGTTAATCACTCTCTGGAGGGGCTATCCCGCCTGGAGAAGAACAGGAAAGATGTGCGGCCTCTTCCTGCTTCTCGTCTTCAGCTTTCGTTTTTTCGTTGAATTTCTCAAGGAGGAGCAGAGCCTACTCCTCTCTGCCAGCGCCCCGCTTCAGATGGGACAGCTGCTGAGCCTTCCCTTCATCTTATTGGGCACCTACTTTCTTTTGAGACAAGACAAGTAAAAATTTCTTTCCTGTTTTCTCTCTTTCAGTCTATAAAGTTCCGTTTTTCTAACTTCAGGAGACAAGAATGAGTACATATACTGCTTCACTACAACTGCCGCTGCCTACACCCAGTTTAGAACAATGGATTAGCGATGCTGAATACTATCTAACCGACTGGGCCCAATATCCTGTAATTGGAACTCCAGCTGGAGCTCTTCAAGCAGTTATGGGGGCCGTTCAGCTTGTTGCAGCTGTCGCTCTTGCGATTCTGCTAGTGTTGCCTTCATGCATAAGTGAAGACGCAAGAGCCCTCTTCCTGCGCTCCATTTCGCACATTGTCCATGGAGCAGGAAACATCATCTGCGGTGCGCTACAGTCCATACCCTTTGTTGCTCTTCTTTTAAATCTGCTCCGCCCTTCGTATGCTGTTGTTGATAAAGGAGAGGCGGGTGAGTATAGATGTTATGTCGTGCCGAGTGCGATACCTCCGGATCAGGCTCTTAAACTGGAATGGGCATTTCATACAGGGCAAGAAGGAAAGTTTGTTGGATATGCTCACATCGCTGCAGCCGATAGCTATGTGCGTCTTGGTCGCGAATGCTTTTTGGGACGGCTTCACTGGCACCTTCCTTTGCAAGTCAGAAACATGGGACACAATCTGGATGATGCGAATTTCCAAAAGTCCACCTACCTCTTCGTATAGGGAAATAACATTATGGCTACAGGGGCGGCTTCTGCCGCAGGCAAATACTTCTATGCGACGCACGACCCATTGGGGCAGGTTCTAAAGATAGAGCTTACCGATGAGAAGCGGCAGTCTGCAATAGACTTTTTGAGCTCTGTTAGGTCTCACTTGTCTGATGCGAAGCAGGTGGTGCTCGCCGCAGACGGTAGGCCTCTGAAGGAGATCGTCACTGCTGTGGTTGCAGGATATGAGGCGAAGCGGGGGTGTCTTCAACGGATCTGGGAGTGCTTCCTACGCATTTTAGGTTTTCAAACAGATCTCGATCTCCTCGTAGAGACTTCGACAGAAATTAGAGTTGCATCGGTTGGAAGAGGCTACCAGCCAGCCTTCTTTATCCCGCAACTAAAGACTATCATCGATTTTTTGAAAGAGATTCCCGAGATCCTTGCAGACTATCGTTTCACCAAGCAAAAAGGGATCCAGCCTCCCTTTGCTTATTCCAATCCCCAAGATCCCTCTCAGCCGAGAAGTCTAGATGCTCTTTCTGTACAGCGGTGCCTCACTCTTGCAGAAGAACTCCATCCTTTTTTTCAAATCTGCAGAGAGAGCACATCTCAAGAACATTTGGAGAAGAAGGGGCCGGAGCGGAAGGATCCGTCTCCAATTGGTTCAGAGAAAGAGAAGGTGGAGAGTGTAGTTCACTCCTTCAATCAGATTTTCATGATAGCTGCAGTGATCGCGCTAGATAATGGTGATGTCTTAGGGGCTGCCCGCTACCTCTCGAAGACGAGCTATCGTTCCGATCAAGAGAATCCAAAACTCGTTTCAAGGGTGGTGGAGGAGTGTCTTAAACGAGGGGAGATCCTCGCAGCTCATAAAGCAACCTCTTGTATGAAGCCAGAAGAAAGAGTTGAGGTGGAGCGTGCTATAGCAGTCGCTGGTCTGAAAAAAGAGCACTTCACAAACGACGACTTCCAGGCCTTAAAACTCATTGCCACCTCGCCTACATTTTCCAATGACGATAGATTTGTTAAGGATTTCATAGATGCATGTATTCGGCAAGGACACAGCTACCCCTTTAAAGCTTTCATGGCGCTCGGTAAGCACGCACCTATTAGTCGGGCTGTGGATGTGGCACAAGTCTACATTAAACCGGGAAGGTCAAAGGTTACAGAAGCTGAACAGATCGCCCTAATGGTTAGTGGCGAAACTCGGGGTAATATTTTTGTCCTGCTTGCTTCCCATTACATAGAAAGTGATCAGTTTGAAAAGGCTATACAAGCACTATGTAATCCGGAAGTTGATCTAACATCCAGAAATGAACTTTTGAGTCTTATCATTGGTAAATATATTCACAAAAAGGAGTGGGGAAACGCACTTCAGACGCTCTGCTGCTGCATCTACGACCCAGAGAAAGATGAAGAGGGCTGCGGCGAAGTTTTTAAGATGGCAGGGGTAATTTACGACCACTACATTCATCTGAAAGATTTTCCAAATGCGTTAAGAGCAATTTTGAATAATCACTCAGATTTTTTTAAGATGGCGAATAAGATCTTTCTTGAGACCTGCTTAATTCCCCCATTCAAAATTGCATTTGCAGCCATAGAGCGTATGCCTGAAAAAGAGCATAATGGCAGGCTCATGACATTGGGAGACCGTATGCTACACACCCTCTCTGAAAAAGGGAGTGAAAGGAAGAAAAACTAACTAATTTCCTGCGTAGGCGATGCAGGAGATCTCGATGAGAGCATCCATCGGCAGTCTTGCGACTTGGAAGGCCTGTCTTGCCGGTTTGATCTCGTGGGGGAATTTTTCAGCATAGATCGCATTCATCGCTTTAAAGTCTTGAAGATCTTTCATAAAGACCTCACTCTTCACCACATGTCTCCAGCCGAGACCTGCAGCCTTTAAAATGGCTTCGAGATTGTCGAGAACCTGACGAGTCTGTGCTTCAATGTTCGGTGCAGCGAGCTGGCCGCTTTCGGGAATGAGGGGAATCTGGCCAGAAATAAAGAGAAAGTCTCCCGCTCGAACTGCGTGTGAGTAGGGGCCAATCGCTTTCGGAGCATTCTCAGCTTCAATTTTCTTCATGCCTACAAACCTATCAAATAAAGAACAATAGAATCAAACTCTTATTGACCGAATGAAGAGAGGTTCTTTTTTGGAGTGCGGCGACTCGGCGCCGCTTTTCTCGAGAGCGACCTGGCGATCTCTCTTAATTTTAAGCAAAGCTGACAAGAAGCGTTCTTGCTAGAAAAAAATCGACAAGTCGATTTTAAGAAAAGCGGCGCCGAGTCGCCGCACTCCAAAAAAGAGATTCTTTGCGTTATCTTGCGGCTGGCTGGCAATTCCGATTTCGCATATGATTATCTTTTTGAGCATCAAATACGGAGAAAGGCGATGAACCAGATTACGATTGCAGGCCATTTAGGGGCAGATCCAGAAGTGCGTTTTACCTCTTCAGGACAAAAGGTCACCACCATTCGCGTGGCGGCAAGAGCTCGCAGAGGCTCTAAAGATGAGACGATCTGGTGGCGCGTGACAGTGTGGGGCGAGCAGTTTGACAAGATGATCGGCTATTTTAAAAAAGGAAGCCCTATCATCGTACTCGGAGAACTCAACAAGCCAGAGATCTTTACAGATCGCGACGGACGTCCTCAAGTCTCCATGAATATTACAGCATTAAACTTGATGTTTAGCCCATTCGGCAAGCCGGATAGTGCAAATGCATCCGGTTCTAGAGAACCCTCCAATGAGATGGCTTATGCTGGAAATGCAGGTAGCGGAAGCGGCGGCGGTAGCGAGCAGGGCTCATACGGCCAAGGCAAAGAGGATAGCTCCTTTATCGAAGACGAAATCCCTTTTTAAGGAGAGACCATGCGTTTAACTGTGGCAGCTTCGGCTAGCGCGAGAAAGAAAGCGGACATTCTAATTCTTCCCTTTTGGGAAGTGAAAAAGAAAGCGATCCCAGCGTTTAAAGATCGTCAATTTGCAAATCTTGCAGCGCTTCCTATTGGAACGGGGGATTTTCATGGGAAAGAGCGCGAGACGCTTCTTCTCTATCCTGCACGTGGAACAGAGAAGAGAGTTCTGCTGCTCGGCCTTGGAAATGAGAAGGCGCTTACAGAAGAGTTGTTAAGGCGCGCCTATGCCACAGTGATAAAGGCGTGCAGACGCAAAAAGTATAAGAGCTTGAATATCGTTCTTCCCGAAGTGAAGATGGATGAAGCTCTTCTCGTTCATGCGGTGAGCGAAGGGCTTATTCTTGCAAACTACAAGTTCGATCTCTACCTGCAGTCTGAAAAGAGCGATCCCAAAGATCCTCCTGTTGAGAGCTGCTGCCTAATTGGAGCGGATAAGAGCCAAGCTAAGCAGATCGAGAAGGTGGAGGTGGTCACTTCTGCGGTTCAGCTGACGCGCGATCTCGTGAACGCAAATGCGGATCAGATCAATGCGCAGATGCTCGCTGAAACAGCCAAGCAGATTGCCAAAGATTTCAAGAGCGTAAAGACTACAGTTCTAGGCAAGAAAGAGCTTGAGAAAGAGAAGATGGGCCTCCTGTTGGCCGTCAATCGTGGAGCTGCCCAGGATCCAGCCCTCATTCTCATCGAATATCGCGGAGATCCCAAGTCGAAAGATCTCACTGCAATTGTCGGAAAGGGGATTAGCTTTGACACGGGCGGTCTCAATTTAAAACCGACAGGAAGCATCGAGACCATGAAAGACGACATGTCTGGTGCCGCTGCCGTGATTGGAACGCTGCGCGCAGCCGCGGAGCTCGGGATAAAACGCAACATCATCGGTGTTATTGCAGCAGCTGAAAATGCGATGGGACCTCACAGCTTCAAACCCGGAGATGTCTATTATAGCCATAGCGGAAAGAGCGTCGAGATCTCGAACACAGATGCAGAGGGAAGACTCGTTCTTGCAGACGCATTCTCCTATGTGCAGAGCAAATACCCTGTTACCCGTCTAATCGATCTTGCAACTCTCACAGGGGCGATCGTTGTTTCTCTGGGTGAGGAGCTCACGGGTCTCTTCAGTAACAATGATCGTTTAGCTGAAGGCCTCATGAAGGCAGGTGAGAAGACTTTTGAAAGACTCTGGCGCATGCCGATCTACCCAGAATACAGAGACGCTCTCAAGTCTCCTATTGCCGATATGAAGAACTCCGGAGGACGCAAGGGAGGCTCGATCACAGCTGCCCTCTTCCTTAAAGAGTTCATTAAAGGCGACCTTCCTTGGGCGCATTTAGACATTGCTGGCACTGCCTACCTCTCTGAACTCAACAAGCCCTACCACCCGCTGAACGGCACTGGGGTGGGTGTGAGACTTCTGATCGAATTCCTTGAGCAATAGGCTCTCTTATGAAGTGGCGCGTCACATCTAAAGAAGCGGGCATGAAACTGCTCGCTTTTCTTCGAGAGAAGGATCGAGGCGTTCACTCTGTAAAGCTTCTAAAGAAAGCGATCGATGAGAAGCGCTGTAGCGTAAATAAGAAAGTTGAGCGTTTTGCCTCTTACACTCTCGTTGAAAAAGATCTCATCGAGCTCGACCTTAGCGAGGTGACTACACTCTCTGCTCCTCAAACTCTCTCCTGTCCCATTCTATTCGAAGATGAGCACCTTCTGGTTGTCGACAAGCCCGCAGGACTCATCAGCGAAGATGATCGCCTGAATGCACTCCTTCCTCAATATAAGGGCGGCCTGCTGCTGATTCATCGACTCGATAAAGAGACCTCTGGAGCTCTTATGCTAGCGAAGTCGGCCGCCGTTAAAGAGGCGTTCATTGCACTCTTTCGAAAAAAAGAGGTGGTTAAGATCTATCTTGCGCTTGTGGATGGAAGGTTCGAGAGAAAAGAGGGGAAGATCGAAAACTACCTTGTTAAAAAGGGTAGCTTTGCAGGGCAGACCATCTGGGGAACCTCTCCAAAGGGGCTTAAGCATGAGCTTGCCATTACCTTCTGGAAGCGAGAGAAGATGGGCTCTCAGGCGACCCTTCTTGTCTGCCAACCTATCACGGGAAAGACGCACCAGCTGCGCGTCCATTTAAGCGCGATCGGGCACCCGATTTTAGGCGACTTTCAATATGAGAAAAAATTTACTTGTTCTTTGAAGCCGAGACGCCACCTCCTGCACGCCTACCTCTTGCGCTTTACCCATCCCTTCACCCAGAAAGAGGTTGAGATAAAGGCCCCTCTCCCTCAAGATTTTCTGGATGCTGTTAAAACGTTAAAACTCGTATGAGATCGATCCTAATTGTTAAAACCTCGTCCATAGGTGACGTCATTCATACGTTTGATGTTCTGGCCTACTTGCGCTCCAAGTTCCCCGCTGCGCGCATCGACTGGGTTGTCGAGAAGAGCTGCGCGGGGCTTGTCGAAGCGCATCCTCAGATCGACCAGGTCCTGCAAGTGGATACACGCAGGTGGAGAAGGGGAGCTTCTGGCAGTGGCAAGGAGATCTCTTCTTTTTTGAAAAAGCTCAGAGAGGAGCAGTACGATCTTCTCATCGATCTTCAAGGCAATAGTAAATCTGCTCTTATTACGTTTTTAGCAAGAGCGCAAGAAAAGGTGGGCTTCGAATGGAAGAGTCTTCCCGAAAAACCCAACTGGTTTGCGTTAAATAGGCGCTACTCTGCCCCGATCGAGATGGGGGTGCGAAGACGCAATCTTCATATCGCGCAAGCCCACTTTAAAGACCAGGGCTGTTTCTCTTCTAAACCTGTAGAGCTAAAAACCAGTGGAAGCGAAAAGATTAGATTGGAAGAGATCCTCTCTCTCAAGGCCCTTTTACGACCATCTCGACTCATGATCTGTCCTGGATCAAAGTGGAAGAATAAGCAGCTAACAGAAGAGACCCTCACTAAGCTGGTCAAAAAAATCGGCGAGAACTTCTCTCTCTCATTTATTTTTATCTGGTCAAACCCCGAAGAAAAAAGCATCGCGGATCTTCTTGCAGGGCTCTTTCCAGAAAGAAGCGCAAGTATCGGTGATCTTAGTCTAAATCTCTGGCAGGCGCTGATGGGAAGAATCTCAGGTGTTGTCGCTGTGGACTCAGCGGCCCTGCATCTATGCGGCACCTCTAAAACTCCCAGCTTTAGCATATTTGGACCCTCTTCCTCTGACTATTATAAGCCAGAAGGGGAGAGGCACGCCTCCTTTCAGGGCAGCTGCCCTTATGGACGCACATTTTCCAAGCGGTGTCCAATTCTTCGCACCTGCCCTACTGGAGCTTGCATCCGCACTCTATCTGCAGACGCCCTCTATTCAAGCTTCTCTCTCTGGTGGAAATCCATCGGCAATTAAGATTCTACACAAAGAAAGATGAGAAGATCACCTTTCTCTGTGTCTCCGTGATCTCTGTGTAAATCTCTCTGTTTTTTAGCTGGACTAGTTGTGGATGGTGTCGAGGAGGCGATTGAAGTCGATGTGAGATTCGACGACGGCGATCGCTTCTCTTACTTTCTGGGTATCTTCGTTGCGGATTTTCGCGGTGAAGGAGGTGATCATCTGCATGGCAGCATAGGTGGTAACAGGTGTGTAGAGCATCGGAATGCTGGCGCGTCTGATCTCTTCCACGAGAGCGGGGGCCGGAGGAATATCTCCAGTAAGAATCATTCCCGTTTCTAGATCATCGTGAGGAGAGGCCATCTTGATCTCCCAGTGCCTCTGCAAGGTTGCGCGAATAATATCTTCTCGTGCAGCTGGTGTGATAATCAGCTGGTTCTGTTCGATCAGGTCGCAATAGGTTTCGCTTGAGGCAGCGCCGATACGCGTCTGTCTGAAGTGGCGCATACGCGCCTCTTCACCGCTTAGTAGCTGCGTCTCGAAAAGCTGCTCGAAATCTTTCATCGAGGGATTTGAGAGAAAGGGATCGTAGGGGATGCATCCAAGAAGGGGGATATTCCATCTGCTAAGAGCTCGGCCCATGTAGGTGGTAATCATCTCGCGCTTATCTGGGAGAACCCTGTTTAAAATCACGCCAGCCACCCGTACTCCATGCTTCTCGCAAACGGCTCGATTTAGTGCGAGCTGATCGAATGAAGAGCCAACGCCGCCCGGAGCAACTAGAATAATAGGCAGTTTTAAAAGAGAGGCGACTTGAGCATTGTTCATGTTTACAATGGAGCCAACGCTGATGTGACCAGTTCCCTCTGCTAAGGTGAACTGGTTTTCTTGATCGATGTTTGCATAGGCTGCCTGAATCCGCTTGCTAAGCTCTTTCTCATCGATCTCTCCATCCAAAAAGTCGCGAGTAAAGCCGTGAGGAAGGAGAACAGGACTCATGTTTTCGTAAGCGGTTTTTAAGCCGAAGTGCTCTTTGAAAAGAACGACATCTTTATCCACGTGTCTTCCGCACGCTGTCTCCATCTGCTCCTGGCCTACAGGTTTGATAAAGCCGACGCTTTCAAAGCGTTTTTTAAGCCCAGAGAGGAGCCCTAGACAAGTTGTAGTCTTGCCCACATGCTGGCCGGTGGAAGCGACAAAAAAACCTTTTTTACCCATTTGATCTCTGTTATCCTTTTGCCCTCATAATAACAGAAATTCAGTTAAAAAACATGAGAGTAAAAATTTTATGGATGCTTTTGACGAGCTATTAAAGATTGCTGAAAAGCTAAATGGTCCTGATGGCTGTCCTTGGGATAGGACGCAAACCTTCTTTTCGCTTCAACCCTACCTTCTTGAGGAGGTCCATGAGGTAATAGAGGCTGTTGATAGCAAGGATGATGAGAAG
Above is a genomic segment from Chlamydiales bacterium containing:
- the ssb gene encoding single-stranded DNA-binding protein is translated as MNQITIAGHLGADPEVRFTSSGQKVTTIRVAARARRGSKDETIWWRVTVWGEQFDKMIGYFKKGSPIIVLGELNKPEIFTDRDGRPQVSMNITALNLMFSPFGKPDSANASGSREPSNEMAYAGNAGSGSGGGSEQGSYGQGKEDSSFIEDEIPF
- a CDS encoding glycosyltransferase family 9 protein; translated protein: MRSILIVKTSSIGDVIHTFDVLAYLRSKFPAARIDWVVEKSCAGLVEAHPQIDQVLQVDTRRWRRGASGSGKEISSFLKKLREEQYDLLIDLQGNSKSALITFLARAQEKVGFEWKSLPEKPNWFALNRRYSAPIEMGVRRRNLHIAQAHFKDQGCFSSKPVELKTSGSEKIRLEEILSLKALLRPSRLMICPGSKWKNKQLTEETLTKLVKKIGENFSLSFIFIWSNPEEKSIADLLAGLFPERSASIGDLSLNLWQALMGRISGVVAVDSAALHLCGTSKTPSFSIFGPSSSDYYKPEGERHASFQGSCPYGRTFSKRCPILRTCPTGACIRTLSADALYSSFSLWWKSIGN
- a CDS encoding AAA family ATPase, which codes for MGKKGFFVASTGQHVGKTTTCLGLLSGLKKRFESVGFIKPVGQEQMETACGRHVDKDVVLFKEHFGLKTAYENMSPVLLPHGFTRDFLDGEIDEKELSKRIQAAYANIDQENQFTLAEGTGHISVGSIVNMNNAQVASLLKLPIILVAPGGVGSSFDQLALNRAVCEKHGVRVAGVILNRVLPDKREMITTYMGRALSRWNIPLLGCIPYDPFLSNPSMKDFEQLFETQLLSGEEARMRHFRQTRIGAASSETYCDLIEQNQLIITPAAREDIIRATLQRHWEIKMASPHDDLETGMILTGDIPPAPALVEEIRRASIPMLYTPVTTYAAMQMITSFTAKIRNEDTQKVREAIAVVESHIDFNRLLDTIHN
- the lgt gene encoding prolipoprotein diacylglyceryl transferase — translated: MSYIFWDPSRAIFDFPLPLIGRPILWYGFFFALGFFLGYWILLYVLKRILSDPLKIKMVADRITIYVVVGTVVGARLGDLLFYQDLSQYAHDPLGALRVWEGGLASHGGAIGIMIALYLLSRRAKKGLPKFSWLSLLDIVVIPTAFVASFIRIGNFFNQEILGRVTTLPWAVIFGHPADGSYPAPRHPVQLYESLAYLLIFVVLITLWRGYPAWRRTGKMCGLFLLLVFSFRFFVEFLKEEQSLLLSASAPLQMGQLLSLPFILLGTYFLLRQDK
- a CDS encoding RluA family pseudouridine synthase, with translation MKWRVTSKEAGMKLLAFLREKDRGVHSVKLLKKAIDEKRCSVNKKVERFASYTLVEKDLIELDLSEVTTLSAPQTLSCPILFEDEHLLVVDKPAGLISEDDRLNALLPQYKGGLLLIHRLDKETSGALMLAKSAAVKEAFIALFRKKEVVKIYLALVDGRFERKEGKIENYLVKKGSFAGQTIWGTSPKGLKHELAITFWKREKMGSQATLLVCQPITGKTHQLRVHLSAIGHPILGDFQYEKKFTCSLKPRRHLLHAYLLRFTHPFTQKEVEIKAPLPQDFLDAVKTLKLV
- a CDS encoding leucyl aminopeptidase, with product MRLTVAASASARKKADILILPFWEVKKKAIPAFKDRQFANLAALPIGTGDFHGKERETLLLYPARGTEKRVLLLGLGNEKALTEELLRRAYATVIKACRRKKYKSLNIVLPEVKMDEALLVHAVSEGLILANYKFDLYLQSEKSDPKDPPVESCCLIGADKSQAKQIEKVEVVTSAVQLTRDLVNANADQINAQMLAETAKQIAKDFKSVKTTVLGKKELEKEKMGLLLAVNRGAAQDPALILIEYRGDPKSKDLTAIVGKGISFDTGGLNLKPTGSIETMKDDMSGAAAVIGTLRAAAELGIKRNIIGVIAAAENAMGPHSFKPGDVYYSHSGKSVEISNTDAEGRLVLADAFSYVQSKYPVTRLIDLATLTGAIVVSLGEELTGLFSNNDRLAEGLMKAGEKTFERLWRMPIYPEYRDALKSPIADMKNSGGRKGGSITAALFLKEFIKGDLPWAHLDIAGTAYLSELNKPYHPLNGTGVGVRLLIEFLEQ